A window of the Thalassophryne amazonica chromosome 11, fThaAma1.1, whole genome shotgun sequence genome harbors these coding sequences:
- the LOC117520792 gene encoding transforming growth factor beta activator LRRC32-like isoform X2, whose product MAIRGCVCVSTLCNGSSRRKMVRRMFYKLLILWSLSHDLYITGLHHHDLKSWHNHSLYSIPVDLDIRLRRLDLSNNFIRQLHTLGLPYLEQLDLSCNHLDLISEKALENLVQLEELNLSRNALNNNLGSNSKALQSISRLKTLDISMNSLNDDAAELYLQNKSSLDQLKMTGNTLKRLTPRLFQESRSLRAITLDENMIRVIEEGTFELLSRLEMLNLAKNNLAHICDFRLYQVKYLNLSRNSVEFFVTHQDDNSYRLEILDLSFNKLLYFPVVPKQNRLRYLYLQNNMVGTLSSEATMVAQVNSLYNEITSVATGENKIHSNWKLMPVVYIDLSYNQFTTFPMETLSFLSSLETLNIGYNCIQNIFWNMTYDTQFGYSQPFLISLKHLDLQSNRLGYISPIFLKRLVQLETLNLQGNSVKPCAPMDHLQTSQATMHTENPNMSCVDFGVATTLKHLSLQENNINTLKPNIFKKTELVSLNLARNIDMVMHEGALEGAQRSLQSLIISENNMSSSDLCLPCMPALTHLNMSTNHLDIIPTNLSCSPLREIDIRNNAFVSLNHSLIRALARHLNMMYISGNYFNCCDSKWLVIINELKTKLPDIGQAECFIDNHHVVMTEFLKSPSLYCLCHTNVQDINFGQMIIIVLSVLVTATTVIFTRNVYCKQTSFLV is encoded by the exons ATGGCTATAAGagggtgtgtgtgcgtgagtaCTTTGTGTAACGGCAGCAGCCGCCGAAAAATGGTCAGACGTATGTTTTACAAACTCCTAATACTCTGGTCACTCAGTCATGACCTTTACATCACTGGGCTGCACCATCATGATCTCAAG TCCTGGCACAACCACAGCCTTTATTCCATCCCTGTGGATTTGGATATAAGGCTCAGAAGACTAGACCTGTCCAATAACTTCATCAGACAGTTGCACACACTTGGTTTGCCATATTTGGAGCAGCTGGACTTGAGTTGCAACCACCTGGATCTCATCTCCGAAAAAGCTTTAGAAAACCTGGTTCAGCTTGAGGAGTTGAATTTGTCCAGAAATGCATTAAACAACAACCTTGGCAGCAACAGCAAAGCTCTCCAGTCCATCAGTCGATTGAAGACATTAGACATATCAATGAACTCTTTGAACGATGACGCGGCCGAACTGTATCTTCAAAACAAATCTTCTCTTGATCAACTCAAGATGACTGGTAACACTTTAAAAAGACTTACTCCCAGACTGTTTCAAGAAAGCAGGAGTTTGAGGGCCATCACTCTTGACGAAAACATGATTAGAGTTATTGAAGAGGGTACGTTCGAACTATTAAGTCGACTCGAGATGCTCAATTTGGCCAAAAATAATCTTGCTCACATCTGTGATTTTAGATTATATCAAGTCAAATATCTTAACCTCAGTCGAAATTCAGTGGAATTCTTTGTTACACATCAGGACGACAATTCATACAGACTAGAAATTCTTGATCTGAGTTTCAACAAGCTCCTTTATTTCCCAGTTGTTCCAAAGCAGAACCGTTTGAGGTATCTTTATTTACAGAATAATATGGTTGGCACCTTGAGTTCAGAGGCTACAATGGTGGCCCAGGTTAATTCTCTTTATAATGAGATCACAAGTGTCGCTACAGGTGAAAATAAGATTCATTCCAACTGGAAGCTGATGCCAGTGGTTTACATTGACCTGAGCTACAACCAGTTCACCACTTTCCCAATGGAGACTTTAAGCTTCCTCTCATCTTTAGAAACTTTGAACATTGGTTACAACTGCATCCAAAATATCTTCTGGAACATGACATATGACACTCAGTTTGGATACAGTCAGCCCTTCTTAATTTCCTTAAAGCATCTTGACCTGCAAAGCAACAGACTAGGATATATTTCCCCGATCTTTCTGAAACGTCTTGTACAGCTTGAAACTTTAAACCTACAGGGCAATTCTGTGAAACCTTGTGCCCCCATGGATCATCTCCAGACCTCTCAAGCAACAATGCATACCGAAAATCCAAATATGTCCTGTGTTGACTTTGGAGTTGCAACCACTCTTAAACATCTCAGCCTTCAAGAAAATAACATAAACACCCTTAAACCAAATATATTTAAGAAGACAGAGCTGGTTTCTCTCAACCTTGCGAGAAACATAGATATGGTAATGCATGAAGGTGCACTAGAAGGTGCACAGAGGTCTCTTCAGTCCCTGATTATTAGTGAAAACAACATGAGCAGCTCTGATCTTTGCCTACCCTGCATGCCGGCGTTAACACATCTCAACATGTCGACTAACCATCTTGATATTATACCCACTAATTTAAGCTGCTCTCCTCTGAGAGAAATTGACATAAGAAATAACGCATTTGTGTCTCTAAACCATTCTTTGATCCGCGCTTTAGCCAGGCACCTCAATATGATGTATATTAGTGGGAATTATTTTAACTGTTGTGACAGTAAATGGCTGGTAATAATAAATGAACTGAAGACTAAACTGCCTGACATCGGTCAAGCTGAATGCTTTATAGATAATCACCATGTCGTGATGACGGAGTTTTTGAAAAGTCCTTCTCTGTATTGTTTGTGTCATACAAATGTACAGGACATAAACTTCGGACAAATGATCATAATTGTTTTATCTGTACTTGTAACAGCAACAACAGTCATTTTCACCAGGAATGTGTATTGTAAGCAAACATCATTCCTAGTTTGA
- the LOC117520066 gene encoding uncharacterized protein LOC117520066, whose translation MALLINRGYENDVEVQHQKQTTSQLLQFLKAKVKNVNPMEAICMDFSKNRSAGFSQSTAATVKSHSCHLGHSVTNDVRGTDVLRPQTLLADIESLAPVFREKRIESSGSLIYACVIATKTELWDIGDIYTEVERSPFEINPLEKEDGSNNQMGQVEKSCINLQWKTGNLQSAEPQQKHISAGAETAVTSSQTIPEFQNRRFDEIEVVVCHIISPDNFYIQHADSVMKMQDIVTDSCKASSSYAEKNCIPDIGTKVMGWFPKQRQWCRAQVTKICGISEDFNATVGTGSEASIKVEVKRLDYGDTGCLSLRNLKELTPEMAVLPLQALQVSLANVTPVNGSDWSEEAMAWFRDIVRNRTLYARLYPQGPKITVELFLEKGKLGAMRRGASLSLRLAQNGHAKHDKLKNVGLIKSTAQLKRKKQESDWERYIISCYTQNKNHL comes from the exons ATGGCACTGCTGATAAACCGGGGCTATGAGAACGATGTTGAGGTGCAGCACCAAAAGCAAACAACCTCTCAGCTGTTGCAGTTCCTTAAAGCAAAAGTTAAAAATGTTAACCCAATGGAGGCCATTTGTATGGATTTCAGTAAGAACCGCAGTGCAGGTTTTTCACAGTCAACAGCAGCCACCGTGAAATCACACAGCTGCCATTTAGGACACAGTGTGACAAATGACGTGAGAGGTACAGATGTGCTCCGTCCACAGACTTTGCTGGCAGACATTGAAAGCCTTGCTCCAGTCTTCAGAGAAAAGAGAATAGAGTCAAGTGGGTCTCTCATCTATGCTTGTGTGATTGCAACAAAAACTGAATTATGGGATATAGGAGACATCTACACAGAGGTGGAAAGGAGTCCATTTGAAATCAATCCCTTGGAAAAAGAAGATGGTAGCAATAATCAAATGGGTCAGGTGGAGAAGTCCTGCATAAACCTCCAGTGGAAAACTGGGAATCTCCAGAGTGCAGAGCCTCAGCAGAAACACATTTCTGCTGGAGCAGAAACAGCAGTTACCAGCAGTCAAACCATTCCAGAGTTTCAGAACCGCAGGTTTGATGAGATTGAAGTTGTAGTGTGTCACATCATAAGTCCAGACAACTTTTACATCCAGCACGCAGACTCTGTTATGAAAATGCAAGATATTGTCACAGA CAGCTGCAAAGCCAGTAGTTCATATGCTGAGAAGAACTGCATTCCAGACATTGGAACCAAAGTGATGGGTTGGTTCCCCAAGCAAAGACAGTGGTGCAGGGCACAAGTGACAAAGATATGTGGCATAAGTGAAG ACTTTAATGCCACTGTTGGTACTGGGAGTGAGGCGTccattaaggtggaggtgaagaggCTGGATTATGGTGacactggctgcctgtcactgcGGAACTTGAAGGAGCTGACTCCTGAAATGGCCGTATTACCACTCCAAGCTCTACAGGTCTCACTTGCAAAT GTGACACCTGTGAATGGGAGTGACTGGTCTGAGGAGGCAATGGCCTGGTTTAGAGACATAGTGCGCAACAGGACTCTGTATGCTAGACTGTACCCACAGGGGCCCAAAATAACAGTGGAGCTCTtcttggagaagggaaaacttgGAGCCATGAG GAGGGGTGCATCACTGTCTCTGAGGCTGGCTCAGAATGGACACGCAAAACACGACAAACTGAAGAATGTTGGTCTCATAAAAA GCACTGCTCAACTTAAAAGGAAGAAACAGGAATCTGACTGGGAGAGATATATCATCTCTTGCTATACGCAGAATAAAAACCATCTGTAA
- the LOC117520792 gene encoding transforming growth factor beta activator LRRC32-like isoform X1: protein MAIRGCVCVSTLCNGSSRRKMVRRMFYKLLILWSLSHDLYITGLHHHDLKEQSWHNHSLYSIPVDLDIRLRRLDLSNNFIRQLHTLGLPYLEQLDLSCNHLDLISEKALENLVQLEELNLSRNALNNNLGSNSKALQSISRLKTLDISMNSLNDDAAELYLQNKSSLDQLKMTGNTLKRLTPRLFQESRSLRAITLDENMIRVIEEGTFELLSRLEMLNLAKNNLAHICDFRLYQVKYLNLSRNSVEFFVTHQDDNSYRLEILDLSFNKLLYFPVVPKQNRLRYLYLQNNMVGTLSSEATMVAQVNSLYNEITSVATGENKIHSNWKLMPVVYIDLSYNQFTTFPMETLSFLSSLETLNIGYNCIQNIFWNMTYDTQFGYSQPFLISLKHLDLQSNRLGYISPIFLKRLVQLETLNLQGNSVKPCAPMDHLQTSQATMHTENPNMSCVDFGVATTLKHLSLQENNINTLKPNIFKKTELVSLNLARNIDMVMHEGALEGAQRSLQSLIISENNMSSSDLCLPCMPALTHLNMSTNHLDIIPTNLSCSPLREIDIRNNAFVSLNHSLIRALARHLNMMYISGNYFNCCDSKWLVIINELKTKLPDIGQAECFIDNHHVVMTEFLKSPSLYCLCHTNVQDINFGQMIIIVLSVLVTATTVIFTRNVYCKQTSFLV from the exons ATGGCTATAAGagggtgtgtgtgcgtgagtaCTTTGTGTAACGGCAGCAGCCGCCGAAAAATGGTCAGACGTATGTTTTACAAACTCCTAATACTCTGGTCACTCAGTCATGACCTTTACATCACTGGGCTGCACCATCATGATCTCAAG GAGCAGTCCTGGCACAACCACAGCCTTTATTCCATCCCTGTGGATTTGGATATAAGGCTCAGAAGACTAGACCTGTCCAATAACTTCATCAGACAGTTGCACACACTTGGTTTGCCATATTTGGAGCAGCTGGACTTGAGTTGCAACCACCTGGATCTCATCTCCGAAAAAGCTTTAGAAAACCTGGTTCAGCTTGAGGAGTTGAATTTGTCCAGAAATGCATTAAACAACAACCTTGGCAGCAACAGCAAAGCTCTCCAGTCCATCAGTCGATTGAAGACATTAGACATATCAATGAACTCTTTGAACGATGACGCGGCCGAACTGTATCTTCAAAACAAATCTTCTCTTGATCAACTCAAGATGACTGGTAACACTTTAAAAAGACTTACTCCCAGACTGTTTCAAGAAAGCAGGAGTTTGAGGGCCATCACTCTTGACGAAAACATGATTAGAGTTATTGAAGAGGGTACGTTCGAACTATTAAGTCGACTCGAGATGCTCAATTTGGCCAAAAATAATCTTGCTCACATCTGTGATTTTAGATTATATCAAGTCAAATATCTTAACCTCAGTCGAAATTCAGTGGAATTCTTTGTTACACATCAGGACGACAATTCATACAGACTAGAAATTCTTGATCTGAGTTTCAACAAGCTCCTTTATTTCCCAGTTGTTCCAAAGCAGAACCGTTTGAGGTATCTTTATTTACAGAATAATATGGTTGGCACCTTGAGTTCAGAGGCTACAATGGTGGCCCAGGTTAATTCTCTTTATAATGAGATCACAAGTGTCGCTACAGGTGAAAATAAGATTCATTCCAACTGGAAGCTGATGCCAGTGGTTTACATTGACCTGAGCTACAACCAGTTCACCACTTTCCCAATGGAGACTTTAAGCTTCCTCTCATCTTTAGAAACTTTGAACATTGGTTACAACTGCATCCAAAATATCTTCTGGAACATGACATATGACACTCAGTTTGGATACAGTCAGCCCTTCTTAATTTCCTTAAAGCATCTTGACCTGCAAAGCAACAGACTAGGATATATTTCCCCGATCTTTCTGAAACGTCTTGTACAGCTTGAAACTTTAAACCTACAGGGCAATTCTGTGAAACCTTGTGCCCCCATGGATCATCTCCAGACCTCTCAAGCAACAATGCATACCGAAAATCCAAATATGTCCTGTGTTGACTTTGGAGTTGCAACCACTCTTAAACATCTCAGCCTTCAAGAAAATAACATAAACACCCTTAAACCAAATATATTTAAGAAGACAGAGCTGGTTTCTCTCAACCTTGCGAGAAACATAGATATGGTAATGCATGAAGGTGCACTAGAAGGTGCACAGAGGTCTCTTCAGTCCCTGATTATTAGTGAAAACAACATGAGCAGCTCTGATCTTTGCCTACCCTGCATGCCGGCGTTAACACATCTCAACATGTCGACTAACCATCTTGATATTATACCCACTAATTTAAGCTGCTCTCCTCTGAGAGAAATTGACATAAGAAATAACGCATTTGTGTCTCTAAACCATTCTTTGATCCGCGCTTTAGCCAGGCACCTCAATATGATGTATATTAGTGGGAATTATTTTAACTGTTGTGACAGTAAATGGCTGGTAATAATAAATGAACTGAAGACTAAACTGCCTGACATCGGTCAAGCTGAATGCTTTATAGATAATCACCATGTCGTGATGACGGAGTTTTTGAAAAGTCCTTCTCTGTATTGTTTGTGTCATACAAATGTACAGGACATAAACTTCGGACAAATGATCATAATTGTTTTATCTGTACTTGTAACAGCAACAACAGTCATTTTCACCAGGAATGTGTATTGTAAGCAAACATCATTCCTAGTTTGA
- the LOC117520248 gene encoding tumor necrosis factor ligand superfamily member 13B-like has product MLYNTLLLLLAFTLGLSIFLVYKARASENEFLKLQGDILQLNPPRSEEVDGKTAKISKTKEDRKTSNFQETPLKRSFSRVKREQGGCGAPTSLLQLTANSKKKTVIKGNVIKIPWSVSVQQGNAVSPKKSTVVVQEDGFYFVFGQVLFQQSSTLAGHVVRRSSTSSRGSAEVLHCLQEMSNVHSSKMCYSANTCYSAGIVELQQGDELELVVPYRPQILISMDADSTFFGVIQLN; this is encoded by the exons ATGCTTTACAATACTCTGTTGTTGCTCCTGGCATTTACGTTGGGTCTGAGTATCTTCCTAGTCTACAAAGCCAGAGCTTCAGAAAATGAGTTCCTCAAACTCCAAGGAGACATTCTGCAATTAAATCCGCCACGTTCTGAGGAAGTTGATGGGAAAACGGCCAAGATCTCTAAAACCAAGGAG GACAGAAAGACAAGTAATTTCCAAGAAACTCCTCTGAAGAGGTCTTTTAGTAGAGTGAAAAGGGAGCAGGGCGGGTGTGGAG CTCCAACATCACTACTGCAGTTAACCGCAAATagtaagaaaaaaactgttatcaaAG GAAATGTAATCAAAATCCCTTGGAGTGTTTCTGTGCAGCAGGGAAATGCAGTTTCACCAAAGAAAAGCACAGTTGTTGTCCAAGAAGATGGTTTTTACTTTGTGTTTGGACAA GTGTTATTCCAACAATCCAGCACACTTGCGGGCCATGTAGTTCGAAGGAGTTCCACGTCATCGAGGGGATCGGCAGAGGTCTTACACTGCCTGCAAGAGATGTCCAATGTGCATTCTTCCAAGATGTGCTATTCTGCCAATACATGCTACTCTGCCG GCATTGTGGAGCTGCAACAGGGGGATGAACTTGAACTGGTGGTACCATACAGGCCCCAAATTCTGATCTCCATGGACGCAGACTCCACCTTCTTTGGTGTCATACAGCTAAACTAA